TGGGCTACACCTACCTCGGCCTCCACCTGCTGCTGAGTGCGGCTGAAGTTCTCCTTATACTGGTTGGCTCTCAGTACTTGCTGCTCAATCCCTAAGAGAACAGCTTCACAACCATCACACCTGCAGGGGGAGGGGACAGCCAATGTGTGTCATGTCTGAGGATTCCCTTCCCCATTCGCCCCAGCTGGGTGCCGTCCACACCAGCAAAGGCTGACCCTTGGGGCCAGGGAcacttggccccagaggacagaagcCACCAATAGGATGGGGGAGTCAGGAGAGGCATGCTCCTGGGAATCTCACTGCACCCAATGGCCAGCACCATTTTCTTCTAGTATGTTCTCTGTGTCTTAAGAGGCTTAAAACGGCTGCTTGTTACTTCTCAGACCCACAGCAGCCTCTAGGGCTCCCCATCAGCACCACCCAACAGCCCACTTCATTTCTCACTAAACCATGGTTTACACAGGCTGTTTCAGAGGAGAAACCTGTGAAGCCCACTCCTCCCTGCACACTGTCCTTGGCTCTCCCACCCTTCTCTGGGCACTGGTATCTCCATCATCCTGGGCCACCTTCTTCTTCCCAAAGCTTGGAATCAACCTGGTCCAGCACCCAGTAAGTACAAGGAGTGTTTGTGTAcatgtgggtaatacagaaataataaagaatatagaTTTTCCAATAGggagaaacacacacaaaaaccaaAGATCAAACATACAGGTGTATGTCCCACCCCATATGTCATTTATGAGCATTCACTTAAGGCTACTCTCTCAGATGTGGATATTTCTTAGACAGTCAGGGCTAGTTAGGTGCCAGATTCAAATTGGAGTGGGCTCTGTGCCCTGGAGTATGGCTCTATCCAATATCTATCTTCCTTTATGCATGGGTGGGCATCCTGGCTCAACCAACAGAAACATAAGTCTGTCTCCAGTTTCTGTAGCCCCCAGAGCACCTCATATCAAGTCTGACACATGGTAGAAGCCCAACCAGGACACATAAATCTCCCATTTTCCCACTGAAACAATCctccccaaatcttcctgacctgAATCACCCTGGGGAGGCAGGGAAGGTCATCATTTTCCACAGGTGTACACTGAAGGGAGATGAGAGAGAGCCCCTATGCCCACCATTCCCTGGCTTTCCATTCTGGAGCATTTTGAGCCTTGGGGTCTAGGCAGGGGCCTTAGGCTAAAGCAGCACTCAGACGAGAAAGGTCTCACTGCCCAGGCTGGCTGAGACAAGCCCAAAACACTTTCTTTCAACTGAATGATAGTAGTTCAGGAGCCCAGAAATTCCAAAAGGCCAAAGGACTCTGTGGCCAAGGTGGGGAAGACAATGGTTCCTCTAGTAGGTGCCCCTTTCCCAGGGGGAAGCTGCCCTCCCTGCCCATTAGCTGCCCCCATGCCTGCCCCCTGCCTCACCATTCCTGCAATGTCTTGACCAGGCTGTTGATGTCCTTCTTTTGGATATCTCGGCCGATACAGAAATCTACCTCAAGAAGCTGGTTGCGTTGGTCCAGCTTGCCCTGAATAATGTCTGTGTAGACAGCTTCAATGATGAGGTCTTCTAGCTCCCGAAGATTCCGCATCTCAAGGTCCTTCAGCAGCACCGAGTAGGGTATACACTGCCAATAAAGTCGTGCCCTATTTTAGGAACCCAGTGCCCAGGAGGCCCAGCAAACACAGTGGACAGACAGGCCTTCAAGGGATGGCCAGTTAATAGGCCAATGACAACCTAggcaagaagagaagggaaaaggatctcCTTCCCACCAGTAAAAACCAAATCAGAGCAGAAATCTTTGCCTCTGAGGCCTCCATCTCTCTGACCTACACACAGTGTTATGGAGAGGGAAGATACTATACTTGGATTTGGGAAGGCCTgtattcaaatactgcctcagatcATTACTGGCTGTTGGATAGTGGCCAAGCCCCTcaacctctctgtgtctcagtttctgaCTCAATGCCTCTAAGGGCCCTCCTAGCTCAACCCATGACACTATGCCTTTCCCTATGCCCCATGTGGGTATCCTAGAGCAAGGCCTTCCATATCCCTATAACTTATCTCTGTGAACAATGGAGGGGAAAGGCCTAGAACACACCCCTAGAGTTGCCAGAGCTCTGGGAAGCTGGTGAGCTCTGCATTTAATCAACCACAAGCACAAGTGAGGAGAGGGCCCTGACAAAGAGGATAGTGACAAAGACACAGACAATTCAGTGGGTCTGTGGGAGACATCCTGGATGTCTCCTCTGGAGCCACAAAGATTTGTGCCCTCCCAAGTGCTGCATCAAAGCCACTGTCCCCAGAGTCAGGACCTTGGGCTGGGATTTCCCTCTTACAgactctgtttccttctctgtaaaaagagGCCTCCCTTAGCTCAGACAGCCACCATCTTGGGCATTTCCTTTGGCATTTTACAGCTTGTCCAGAATCTTCCTAAGTCAGGAGTGTCTAGaaaactgggggtgggggcaggggggaGGATCAAATCCCAGTCCCTGAAGGTCAGGGACAGTCAACATCCAGGAAGAACAGAGAGCCACAAGCAGCAACATCACTACTTCTAATTAGACACACAGGgtgttggggggagaggggacaGGGACAAGGATGACATTTTCTGGTCTCTCTCTAAGCAGAAGCTCTACCAGTAAGGCCAAGTTCAATAATGGAAACAGCGTTAAACTCATTTGAATGGCCATctaagaaagaaatcaagatgCTTTGCTGAGAGGTCAGGCAAGGAGAGGATATGTTAACTGTCAGCTActttggaggaggagggagagaggaagtggggaagggagagaaggaagggccCCACATGCAGAACAACTGCAATGGGTGAGCTGTCCCCTCACACTGGGATCTGGACTGAGTCAGCCAAGATGAAAGATAGCTACCCAACTGCACTTAGTATAAACTGGGACCAAGGACAGGGAAGCTACCTCACTATAGGTGTCTGCAAATCAGTCTCCCTcccagagggaaggaaggagacagccCTAATGGTTGCACATGGATGAAGTGGCTAGCAAGCCTTCAAGGCTACCTAAATACTGGTTACATGATTTTGACTTATTTAGAAAAAATTCAGGCCTGTACCTTCATTCTTGCTGCCAAGCTCACAATGGTTAGGTGCTTCAGCTTGTTCTTCTGGGCTGTAGTAAGTTCCGGCAGGCTCTCCTTGTTGGCTACTCAGGCCCACCCAGCCCCcagacaaaagaaagaacaaaagtggGAGTAAGAGATTCCAGACTCCCAACCAAATTTCCAACTGAATGAATGCAGGCTACTGAtacttagacagaaagtaaggatttttttttaaatgaacatctCAATCGATATTAACAAATAATCTAATCGAATAGTAAGTAGccaaataaaatcttaaaattaaaactatgtaCAGAGCTAAATTTGAGAGTATGCCAATCTGAGAGGCAGGAGAGTGGAGTAGACAGAGGCCTGGCCATGAAGCCAGGAAGGTCAGGGTCAAGTAGGACCCTCAGCAAGTTGTGTGCCCTCAGGATCAAAGGCAGCTCTCTAGAACTAGATGTCAGTTGAGAAGAGCAGTTGTGAAGGGAGCTCCCTACACTGACAAAAGGAGGGATTTAGACACACACACTCGAGTTTGCACGTATGTATGCAGGTGCACGCATACACACACATcactccctttaaaaaaaacgTTTTTAGAACAATCTCCATCTATGTGCCAACCCCCTCCCCTCTCAGACCTTGTGTTGCCTGGCTCAGTCTCCTGGGAATTTCTAGGCACTCCATAATTTCATGACAGGATGAAGCCATGGTTTATTCAGCCAGCTCACCAGTGCTCTCCCACAGACTGGCTCTGGGGCCCAGTGGGAAGAAGGGATTGTCCATACCAATAAAGCAACTCAGAGACTCCCTCAGAGAGGTCCCCTGAGTCTTTGGGTCTCTACAGCATCATTTCAGCCCTGGGATCCTCAGTGCCTTCAGCTCATGCATATCTTAAACAGGTTCCTGTCAAATTACTCTGAGGATCAGCATACCCATCAGCAGTGCCACTAACAATGTAGGGGAGCAGCAATTTCCTCTTAACTCTGAGTTTTATAAATAGTAAGATATGAAGGACATGGAGTCTCCTCTAATattgtgtctttgtatcccagtgcatacagtaggtgtttaataaatggacACTCAATATTTCTCCTGGAGAAGATGAGAATGACCCTAACCCCATTCAACCTATTTGGAAACTGAGACACATACAGGAAGTAGGCACCAGAGCTGAGAAGTTCCTACCCTCTGTCTTATGAATGTGACTCCCCCTGCCCCCCAGGCCTCAGAAAGACTCTGTCCAACTTACCTATGTAATCTGGATATGTTCCATAGGCAAACAGGCTCAGCAACTGAAAATAAGCAGCATTAGCACCCTCTGCAAGCTGAAGAAGAAGGAAAGTTCATGAATAACAAGACAGCAGCTGCCTCCTAGCCCTGGCATGAGGGTTCAATGCCTGCATCTGACATTTGGTCAGgggtggaagggaggggagagtaCCCTGAGGCCCTCAAGAATACCAATTCTATTCCCCTCCCACACACCCAAGTAGCCATCCTATAGATAGACCCCCACTCATTAAATGATAACTGATTAGATTTTTCAGACCTGTTAACACAGAAATGAGAAATGGAACAACTCCCATCCTGACCTGTTAGCCCAGCAGACTGCTCTGCAGTGCCTCTTCCAATCACTTCCCCTCAGGGTTGAACAAAAGCTCATGAGAACCTTCAACCTAAGGGGTTGGGCCCATCATTCCCCATTCTTCTCCCTCTGCCCTCTGGACCTCAAGGAGTCAATTAGCACTGGCACAGGAAGCTGAAGAGGCCAAATGGGGCAGGAAGGACATCCATCTAGGGCCAAGGGACAATGTTCCTAAAACTGGAAGCCACAGTCCCCTCTCCTACTAATGCTCATTGCCTTCCCAAGAACAGTTGAGACCCTCAGGAGATCATAAATACTCATTAGCTGAGGGATATTTGGGACACGTATGTCCTCTTTGCCCCGCCATGATACCATCTCCTCCCCAATGCCCATGGTAGGcaacccccccccaactcccctcTTCTGTGGAAGGAAGCTGGTCCTAAGtcattcctccccacccccagcagtGACAGCTCAAAGTAATACTGTCATTTCCCAAAGTCCATCCTCAGAAAGGTCTAATGGATCAATACTGAGACTCTAAGAGGTAATTTAGGGGCACCAGCTACCATGGTAACTCTAAGCATTTGTCTTTTGCTTTCAAGAAATTCTAAGTGATTCATTTGGAAAtagagaatggaaaagaaggcACATGGTTGGTACCCCAGGGGAATCAGTTATAAGACTTGGAACCTCAGCTGTCCTCCCATGTCCTAAGATCCCTGAATCAGAGGGAGAAAGACCCTCAAGAGGAGGTCTGTCTTGGCTGCCTGCTTTTCCCAAAGCTTTCCAAAGCAGGATATCTATTCTCTTTATAGGCTCTGGGAGCACAGTTTCCCTAAGTGTCCCAAACAATCCTGGCCAACAACACTCTTCTGGCAATGATTTAACCTGCTTCTCTTTGTGCAAGCTCCCAAAGCTACAGAAATCACCTGCTGGGAAAGCCAGGAAGCAAgagaagaatgaaggaggagatgGGAGACCCACAACACCTCCTGGGGACAGGTGAAGTTTAAAGGAGATTATCGATGTGAAAAGGCTTTGCACCCATAAAGCACCTGTCAGGGGCTAGAATGCTAGGGTGGGGCAGGGGGGTGCTGCATGGGTAACCCCCTCCATACTCCACCCCCAACACCaaccaggattgttatgagaaagTTGTGATGCAGACCAGGGTACTTAGGGGGCTAATTCTGCTTTGGATTGATCAAGGCCCCAGAGCAATTTCCAGGGTTTCAGCAAAAAGGCTCCCAGACCTCATCCTAAAAAGCCAACTTCTCATCTCTTTGCTGCAGCTATTCTCAGACAGCTTCCTGCCCACTTTTTAACTACCCTGGGAACAAAGACTTCCACTTGAGGGAACTGAAATGGGTTATTCATAAGAAGATTTTGTTTGGATTTTCAGGCTCTGAAGAGACCATTGCTCCAGATGCCCGAGTGCCTGCATCAGGGCCCCAGGATGAGGGTGGCCAGCCCAGACCAACATGTGCTGAAGAGAAACCTCAAAACTGAGCCCCCCTCTGCCTTCTTTCCTCAATGATGGCAACACCAACAAGAAAACGGCCTGGCCTGTCTAATTGATTTTCCCCATCTTTGGTTACTTCACTGACTCTTCTCTCTAGCCTCCCAGTTCCTCcacctaatttttcttctaaccaAACTGTAACTTGTTTTTCCCATGTCCAAAATCAGACACGTGGTCCTCCCCGATGAAATGTTGAAAGGGCTTTATCTTCTGTTCCTTCTCATCCATCCCAGAATCCTCCCAATCTCCATTAGAGTTCTTGGAGGATATGAATCTAGAGGCcctggggaaaggggaagagttcAACAGCCCAGATGGCACTTGCTTGCTCACTGGCTCACTCACCTCCTGTACGTTGGACAGCTCCAGCAGCTCTCCAAAGACATATACTCCGGGAGCCTCTAGGACCTGACTTATGAGAGCGGTGAGGGCTGAGCCGCTGGTGCCTTTGGCTAATAAAATGAACTGCTCCAGGAGGTTACAGGAAGGTTTCTGTTCGCCTGCCATTTTACAGCCAGTGAGCTAGTCAAAAAAATAATCAGATCAGTAAACCTTCCCCCTCTCTAGGTATCAAAATACCATGTCTGGCTTTTGACTGTATTTTTATAGCACCTATAATAAAAACAAGCTATTCCTGAGATTGATCAGGAACAAGCTGGTACTCTGTCATAAGGGACCTGCCCAGATTAGAGGAAATAAGTTTATTCTGAGAACTTTAAGTTCATTTAGTAAAAGCTTCTCAATTACCAGTCAACAGGTATAAAGGGATTGGCCAGCTTTCCAAGTTCTTGGACTATTCAGGATCCTTTGAATGAAAATGCAGATCATCAAAAAACGAGCAGGGTCTGAGGAGCTGCTTCCTGGCAGGCCAGCAGAGGCAATCAAGATTAAGCCTTGAGCCTCCAGCCTCTCACTGAGATGATCACCTTACTACCTACAATTATGTTAGTCTCAAATGTGTTGCCAGGTTCCTGAGCACAGCCATAGATGGAGCAGCAATGATAAATTAAAGGAGCCTGCTTCTTCTCGTTAACCAAACCAGACTTTCAAATGTAAAGGTGTCCTTTGAGTTCACCGAGATCAGCTCAAATTGGTGAGAAATGATCATTTTCAAAGTTAGCCAATCACAACGAAAGTCACCTAAAACCAGGTACAGATTACTGTGGCCTTCTAGACCCCTTCAAATCTGTGCTCCAGCAGCAGACATGACCCAGAATCTGTACCAGACCCAGGGGctagagatggagaggaagagtgaGGCTTAGAAGTCAGTAGAGATCTGTGTGGATGATAGAAGGCAGAACAAGACTGGTGTAGAGATAGGGGAAGAGTACAAAGAGAGATCAGATTACTTGGAAAGCAAGAAATAAATATGGAATTGTTAGTTAAAATGCATTTATCAAGAACCCAGTGTAGAAGACTGTACAAGAAGGGATTTCTTTctcaaaacatttcattttggAAACGGTGTGGAGGAAGCATGGCCAAAAAGAGTAGGGGGATATTTCTTCCTATACTTGGCTGAAAGAGAGATTAAGTCTGAACATTTAAAGCACTACAGAAGCAGGATATCAATGGGACCAATGCATTACCTATAAGACTTTCTTATGAGTTAACATAAAAAcggaaggaaacaaagaattggAGGGAGGAGGTGGCATATGAACATATAAAGGGCTCTAAGCAGTTCAGGAAAAAGATTCAAAAGTCTTCCAAAAGAATTTTTGCAAAATAGGGAATTTCtactagaaatactaaaaattccCATTCTACCAAGGAGAAATTATGTAGAGGGGGAAGAGTGTTAGTGAGGAGTATG
The window above is part of the Gracilinanus agilis isolate LMUSP501 chromosome 4, AgileGrace, whole genome shotgun sequence genome. Proteins encoded here:
- the COPS7B gene encoding COP9 signalosome complex subunit 7b isoform X1, whose translation is MAGEQKPSCNLLEQFILLAKGTSGSALTALISQVLEAPGVYVFGELLELSNVQELAEGANAAYFQLLSLFAYGTYPDYIANKESLPELTTAQKNKLKHLTIVSLAARMKCIPYSVLLKDLEMRNLRELEDLIIEAVYTDIIQGKLDQRNQLLEVDFCIGRDIQKKDINSLVKTLQEWCDGCEAVLLGIEQQVLRANQYKENFSRTQQQVEAEVTNIKKTLKATASSSAQEIEQQLAERECPPHAEQRQPTKKMSKVKGLVSGRH
- the COPS7B gene encoding COP9 signalosome complex subunit 7b isoform X2, translated to MAGEQKPSCNLLEQFILLAKGTSGSALTALISQVLEAPGVYVFGELLELSNVQECIPYSVLLKDLEMRNLRELEDLIIEAVYTDIIQGKLDQRNQLLEVDFCIGRDIQKKDINSLVKTLQEWCDGCEAVLLGIEQQVLRANQYKENFSRTQQQVEAEVTNIKKTLKATASSSAQEIEQQLAERECPPHAEQRQPTKKMSKVKGLVSGRH